DNA from Arthrobacter sp. FW305-BF8:
ACGTGGGCCACCACCGCCGGCGGACTTGCCGTCATAATCTGCGCCGGCGCGGCCGTCCGCGTGCGGCTCAACCGGCCGCCGGCCATGTCAGCCGGCGGGCCGGAGAGCGGGACTGGACTCAGCCGCTGACTGGCTGCGGGGTCAGGGAAGGACGACGGCGATCGGCGCACCCGGTTCTGCCACCCGCTCCAGTTCCCGCACGACGTCGTCCGCCTGATCTGCGGTTAGGCCCTCCAGGGACTGGACCGCCCAGACTGCCGGGAACGTGTTCGCGGCGAAGGGCAGTCGCGTCGGCTTCGCCACGGACACGCTCAGCCGGCGGGCCATGGCGTACCGGACGTTGCCGTCGAAGGGGTCAACGCCCGTGTAGTGAATCCCGGCCTGGACGAATCGCAGGCCGTCGTCGCCCGGCCCGCAGCACACGTCCAGCACCGCGTGCCTGCCCTGTGCCTTGAGCAGGGCAATGAAGGGTTCCAGCGAGGTTTCCGTCAGCAGGGTCATTGTGTTAACCAGTCTTGGTTAAAACCCGCCCTGTGTGAACCGCTGGCCAGCCCCGGTAAAGGCGGAGCGTCAGTTAAAGACGACCGTCCGGTTGCCGTCCAGGAGCACGCGGTGTTCGGCGTGCCATTGCACGGCCTGGGCGAGGGTGCGGCCTTCCACGTCCCGGCCCATCTGCACGAACTGCTCCGGCGTGCGCGCGTGGTCCACCCGGATGACTTCCTGCTCGATGATCGGGCCCTCGTCCAGCGCGGCGGTGACGTAGTGCGCGGTGGCGCCGATCAGCTTCACGCCGCGGGCATGGGCCTGGTGGTATGGCTTGGCGCCTTTGAAGGACGGCAGGAAGGAGTGGTGGATGTTGATGGCCTTGCCGGTCAGCTCGGTGCACAGGTCATCGGAGATGATCTGCATGTAACGGGCCAGGACGGTCAGTTCGACGCCCTCTTCGGCGATGATCTTGCGCAGCTGGTCCTCGGCCTGCTCCTTCGTGTCGGCCGTCACCGGGATGTAGTGGAACGGAATGCCGTAAAACTCGGCCAGCCCGGCCAGGTCGCGGTGGTTGGAGACGATCGCCGGAATCTCGATGGGCAGGGTGCCGGAGCGCTGCAGGAACAGGAGGTCGTTGAGGCAGTGGGCGGACTTGCTTGCCATCAGCAGGGTGCGGACCTTCCGGCCCACGGGGAACAGGCTCCACTGCATGCCGAAGGCGTCGGCCACCGGCTCCAGGGCAGCAACCACCTCGCCCTGGGAGGCGGTGGTGGTGGCTTCCACGCGCATGAAGAAGGTCCCGGTGGACTCGCTGCCGTACTGCTGGGAGTCCGTAATATTGCAGCCCGCCACGAGCAGGGCGCCGGCCACGGCGTGGACGATGCCCGGGCGGTCGGGGCAGGACAGGGTTACGACGTACGATCTGGCGAGCTGGTCTTCATTCACGAAGAACAGCCTACCCGCGCGTCGGTCCCGCTTTTGATAGTGTGGTGGCGTCGCAACTGGCGTTTGGGTGGCTAACCACCAGGGAGCGGCATTCACGAAGACCACGGATCGTACGCCTGGGCCGAGGGTCATGTTTTGCCGGTAGCGCTGCGCTTCTCGAAGAGCGGCCACCCGATTGCGCTGCGGCGCCCTGAATTGACCTGCGCCCGGAACGTTTCCGGATGGTGGTCACTGACGGGCGGAGCACCGTTCCAGCCGGTAGCCTGACCTTTAGCAGTGCCCGTCCCTAGCCAGGAGTTCTTCGTGACCACTTCACCGACTTCCGTTAGCACCTCCGCCGTCAGCAACCAGCCGCTGGCTGAGCTCGATCCCGAGATCGCCGCAGTACTGGACCAGGAACTCGGCCGCCAGCGCGGCACCCTGGAAATGATCGCCTCTGAAAACTTCGCCCCCCGCGCCGTCATGGAAGCCCAGGGCTCCGTTCTGACCAACAAGTACGCCGAGGGCTACCCGGGCCGCCGCTACTACGGTGGCTGCGAGTACGTCGACGTTGCCGAGCAGTTGGCGATTGACCGGGTCAAGGACCTGTTCGGTGCCGAATACGCCAACGTCCAGCCGCACTCCGGCGCGCAGGCCAACGCCGCTGCGCTCTCCGCCATGATCACCCCCGGTGACAAGATCCTGGGCCTGTCCCTGGCCCACGGCGGACACCTCACGCACGGCATGAAGCTGAACTTCTCCGGCAAGCTCTACAACGTGGCCGCCTACCAGGTGGAGCAGGACACCTTCCGCGTTGACATGGACAAGCTCCGCGAGCAGGCCATCGCCGAGAAGCCGCAGGTGATCATTGCCGGCTGGTCCGCCTACCCGCGCCACCTCGACTTCGCCGCGTTCCGCTCCATCGCCGATGAAGTGGGCGCCCTGCTCTGGACGGACATGGCACACTTCGCCGGCCTCGTGGCAGCAGGCCTGCACCCGAGCCCGGTGCCGCACTCCGACGTCGTCACTTCCACCGTGCACAAGACCCTCGCCGGCCCCCGCTCGGGTGTGATCCTGGCCAAGCAGGAGTGGGCCAAGAAGCTCAACTCCAACGTCTTCCCGGGCCAGCAGGGCGGACCGCTCATGCACGTCATCGCCGCCAAGGCGGTGGCCTTCAAGATCGCCGGCACCGCCGAATTCAAGGAGCGCCAGGAGCGCGTCCTGGAAGGCGCCAAGATCATCGCCGACCGCCTCAACCAGTCCGACGTTGCCGAGGCGGGCGTGTCCGTCCTCACCGGCGGCACCGACGTTCACCTGGTCCTGGTGGACCTGCGCAACTCGCAGCTGGACGGCCAGCAGGCCGAGGACCTCCTGCACTCCGTGGGCATCACCGTCAACCGCAACGCCGTGCCGTTCGACCCGCGCCCGCCGATGGTCACCTCCGGCCTGCGCATCGGCACCCCGGCCTTGGCCACCCGCGGCTTCGGCGCCACGGAATTCACCGAGGTTGCCGAGATCATCGCCACCGCCCTGAAGGCCGGCTCCGCCACGGACGTCGAGGCCCTGCAGGCCC
Protein-coding regions in this window:
- the purU gene encoding formyltetrahydrofolate deformylase — encoded protein: MNEDQLARSYVVTLSCPDRPGIVHAVAGALLVAGCNITDSQQYGSESTGTFFMRVEATTTASQGEVVAALEPVADAFGMQWSLFPVGRKVRTLLMASKSAHCLNDLLFLQRSGTLPIEIPAIVSNHRDLAGLAEFYGIPFHYIPVTADTKEQAEDQLRKIIAEEGVELTVLARYMQIISDDLCTELTGKAINIHHSFLPSFKGAKPYHQAHARGVKLIGATAHYVTAALDEGPIIEQEVIRVDHARTPEQFVQMGRDVEGRTLAQAVQWHAEHRVLLDGNRTVVFN
- a CDS encoding class I SAM-dependent methyltransferase translates to MTLLTETSLEPFIALLKAQGRHAVLDVCCGPGDDGLRFVQAGIHYTGVDPFDGNVRYAMARRLSVSVAKPTRLPFAANTFPAVWAVQSLEGLTADQADDVVRELERVAEPGAPIAVVLP
- the glyA gene encoding serine hydroxymethyltransferase — its product is MTTSPTSVSTSAVSNQPLAELDPEIAAVLDQELGRQRGTLEMIASENFAPRAVMEAQGSVLTNKYAEGYPGRRYYGGCEYVDVAEQLAIDRVKDLFGAEYANVQPHSGAQANAAALSAMITPGDKILGLSLAHGGHLTHGMKLNFSGKLYNVAAYQVEQDTFRVDMDKLREQAIAEKPQVIIAGWSAYPRHLDFAAFRSIADEVGALLWTDMAHFAGLVAAGLHPSPVPHSDVVTSTVHKTLAGPRSGVILAKQEWAKKLNSNVFPGQQGGPLMHVIAAKAVAFKIAGTAEFKERQERVLEGAKIIADRLNQSDVAEAGVSVLTGGTDVHLVLVDLRNSQLDGQQAEDLLHSVGITVNRNAVPFDPRPPMVTSGLRIGTPALATRGFGATEFTEVAEIIATALKAGSATDVEALQARVDKLAADFPLYPQHEQW